A genomic segment from Necator americanus strain Aroian chromosome III, whole genome shotgun sequence encodes:
- a CDS encoding hypothetical protein (NECATOR_CHRIII.G11124.T1), with translation MRRSTFTAWHQGELSPGLAPTSGGKHVEFCDRGGWPFCTQSAKSDLQQCRLTVTQFAGRMDSLTSFPLTNLLEDLKSGTKTASLENRCGYV, from the exons ATGCGGCGATCAACTTTTACAGCCTGGCACCAGGGCGAGCTCTCGCCGGGTTTGGCGCCGACAAGTGGGGGCAAACACGTCGAGTTTTGCGACCGAGGCGGCTGGCCTTTTTGTACCCAGTCGGCCAAATCGGACTTGCAACAGTGCCGCCTCACCGTTACACAGTTCGCTGGTCGTATGGACTCGCTAACCTCATTTCCACTTACGA ACTTACTGGAGGACTTAAAAAGTGGAACCAAGACTGCTTCTCTCGAGAACCGATGCGGTTATGTGTAG